From one Geoalkalibacter halelectricus genomic stretch:
- a CDS encoding response regulator — protein MATSVLIIDDSNTMRKIVQRSLRQAGFEFSKILEAGDGQEALSVLASEQVDLILSDINMPNMDGIEFLRQKAANADIKDIPVVMITTEAGNDILGEAKSLGAKGSIKKPFTADQVQDVLGGLI, from the coding sequence ATGGCCACATCCGTACTGATCATCGACGACTCCAACACCATGCGCAAAATCGTGCAGCGCTCCCTGCGCCAGGCCGGTTTTGAATTCAGCAAAATCCTCGAGGCCGGCGACGGCCAGGAAGCCCTGTCCGTTCTGGCGTCCGAACAGGTCGACCTGATCCTCTCCGACATCAACATGCCCAACATGGACGGCATCGAATTTTTGCGCCAGAAAGCGGCCAATGCCGACATCAAGGACATTCCCGTGGTCATGATCACCACCGAGGCCGGCAACGACATTCTCGGCGAAGCCAAGTCCCTGGGCGCCAAAGGCAGCATCAAGAAACCCTTTACCGCCGACCAGGTCCAGGACGTTCTCGGGGGTCTCATTTAA
- a CDS encoding chemotaxis protein CheX → MDLAKTISEATREIFETMIMAEVIPGEPRNEGAQKYSCTVSGMVGLAGLFKGMIAIHTPDAVAMSITSSFLGMDVEEVNDDVTDAIGELANMLAGSVKMALSQNGKDITLSIPSTITGEEYSINCILDTDRVIMPFTLGEGQFLVELQVEKQA, encoded by the coding sequence GTGGATCTGGCAAAAACCATCAGTGAAGCGACCCGGGAAATCTTCGAAACCATGATCATGGCCGAAGTCATCCCCGGAGAGCCCCGCAATGAAGGGGCGCAAAAATATTCCTGCACGGTATCGGGAATGGTCGGCCTGGCCGGGCTGTTCAAGGGCATGATCGCCATCCACACCCCGGATGCCGTGGCCATGTCCATCACCAGCAGCTTTCTCGGCATGGACGTGGAGGAAGTCAACGACGATGTCACCGATGCCATCGGCGAGTTGGCCAACATGCTCGCCGGGTCGGTAAAAATGGCCTTGTCGCAAAACGGCAAGGACATTACCCTGTCGATTCCCTCAACCATCACCGGCGAGGAATATTCCATCAACTGCATTCTCGACACCGACCGGGTAATCATGCCCTTCACCCTCGGCGAGGGGCAGTTTCTGGTGGAATTGCAAGTGGAAAAACAAGCCTGA
- a CDS encoding chemotaxis protein CheX, whose protein sequence is MDLEPLIVTATQCVFSTMLMLDLEPEPVENAGEVALAGGITGMLGFSGDLSGMLSLHCPAQVATGITGGFLGMEVEEINADVKDAIGEMVNMLTGSLKEGLAHVGHDIRLAIPTTIVGRSFRISSQSAENRICIPFSLPEGRFFVEVKYKRTT, encoded by the coding sequence GTGGATCTCGAGCCTTTGATCGTCACCGCGACCCAGTGCGTCTTTTCCACCATGCTCATGCTCGATCTCGAGCCCGAACCGGTCGAGAATGCGGGCGAGGTGGCCCTTGCCGGGGGCATCACCGGCATGCTGGGCTTTTCCGGGGATCTCAGCGGCATGCTCAGCCTGCACTGTCCGGCGCAAGTCGCAACCGGTATCACCGGCGGTTTTCTCGGCATGGAGGTGGAAGAAATCAATGCCGACGTCAAGGACGCCATCGGCGAGATGGTCAACATGCTCACCGGTAGCCTGAAAGAAGGCCTGGCCCATGTCGGGCACGACATCCGCCTGGCGATTCCCACCACCATCGTCGGACGCTCCTTTCGCATCTCCAGCCAGAGCGCGGAGAACCGGATCTGCATCCCCTTCTCCCTGCCCGAGGGGCGCTTTTTCGTCGAAGTGAAATACAAGCGGACAACTTAG
- a CDS encoding sigma-54-dependent transcriptional regulator, translating to MRSILLVDNDRLGRETLAVMLRKEIGCPVLEADAPEEALESLDGQDISLLITDLYAPKDLGIDLVKAVLRKNPEVVSVVMVPAGSREAVVKSLQAGALFYLNKPTDLDEAIIVTARSLEHHDLLIHKEKRGPKIRKTEGFHGIIGQSPKMQKLFGIIERVAEDGESTVLIQGESGTGKEMVAKAVHAFSPRAGKNFVPLNCAAIPDDLLESELFGYVKGAFTGANQSKQGRIQYAEGGTLFLDEIGDMKPALQAKLLRVLQEKEFEPVGGLKPIRADVRIVAATHRNLEDSVKKGLFREDLYYRLSVVPLQIPPLRERKEDIALLIEKFMQVYNRGRKHGLAGFAGDALAALQQYAWPGNVRELENLVQRLAILHADGLVTAADLPEKYRGEYEGPAAEPAPAPVLSASSLPPQTSVAPPVASPPQTAPPLPDEELAALEQQADFNTLVSDFEDRLILQALTRTGGNKKEAAELLNLKRTTLLEKIKKKQLDSLLARVARKKE from the coding sequence TTGCGATCCATTCTGCTCGTTGACAATGACCGTCTTGGCCGGGAAACCCTTGCGGTGATGCTGCGCAAGGAGATCGGTTGTCCGGTATTGGAGGCCGATGCCCCCGAAGAGGCCCTGGAGTCCCTCGACGGCCAGGATATCTCGCTGCTGATCACCGACCTCTACGCCCCCAAGGATCTGGGGATCGATCTGGTCAAGGCCGTGTTGCGCAAGAACCCCGAGGTGGTTTCGGTGGTGATGGTGCCGGCCGGAAGCCGCGAAGCGGTGGTCAAGTCCCTGCAAGCCGGCGCGCTCTTCTACCTCAACAAGCCCACCGATCTGGACGAGGCGATCATCGTCACCGCGCGCAGCCTCGAACATCACGACCTGCTCATCCACAAGGAAAAGCGCGGCCCGAAAATCCGCAAGACCGAGGGCTTTCATGGCATTATCGGCCAGTCGCCGAAGATGCAGAAGCTCTTCGGCATCATCGAGCGCGTCGCCGAGGACGGCGAGAGCACTGTGCTGATTCAGGGCGAAAGCGGTACCGGCAAGGAAATGGTGGCCAAGGCGGTGCATGCCTTCAGCCCGCGCGCCGGAAAAAATTTCGTGCCTCTCAACTGCGCCGCCATCCCCGACGATCTGCTCGAGAGCGAACTGTTCGGCTACGTCAAGGGTGCCTTTACCGGCGCCAATCAGTCCAAGCAGGGGCGCATCCAGTACGCAGAGGGCGGCACGCTGTTTCTCGATGAGATCGGCGACATGAAACCGGCCCTGCAGGCCAAGCTGCTGCGGGTTTTGCAGGAGAAGGAATTCGAGCCCGTCGGCGGTCTTAAACCCATTCGCGCCGATGTGCGTATCGTGGCCGCCACTCACCGCAATCTGGAGGATTCGGTGAAAAAGGGCCTGTTCCGCGAGGATCTTTATTACCGTCTGAGCGTCGTGCCCCTGCAGATTCCGCCCCTGCGCGAGCGCAAGGAAGACATTGCGCTGCTCATCGAAAAGTTCATGCAGGTTTACAATCGCGGGCGCAAGCACGGGCTGGCCGGATTTGCCGGGGATGCCCTGGCGGCGTTGCAGCAATACGCCTGGCCCGGCAACGTGCGCGAGCTGGAGAACCTGGTGCAGCGCCTGGCTATCCTGCATGCCGACGGCCTGGTCACCGCGGCTGATCTGCCGGAAAAATATCGGGGCGAATATGAGGGTCCAGCCGCCGAGCCGGCGCCGGCACCAGTCCTTAGCGCCTCATCGCTGCCGCCCCAGACATCCGTTGCGCCCCCCGTCGCATCCCCGCCCCAAACCGCGCCGCCGCTCCCCGACGAGGAATTGGCGGCCCTGGAGCAGCAGGCGGATTTCAACACCCTGGTGAGCGATTTCGAGGATCGCTTGATTTTGCAGGCCCTGACCCGTACCGGCGGCAATAAAAAGGAAGCGGCCGAATTGCTCAATCTAAAGCGCACCACGCTGCTGGAAAAGATCAAGAAAAAGCAGCTGGACAGTCTCCTCGCCCGGGTGGCGCGCAAGAAGGAGTGA
- the tadA gene encoding tRNA adenosine(34) deaminase TadA, with protein sequence MSSGPIEQSLAGDPAQHLRDQRFMEMALEEARRAENQGEVPIGAIIVLGERVIGRGGNLREISKDPTSHAEMLAIREAAAALGSWRLLDTTLYVTLEPCVMCMGAIILARIPRLVFACRDPRAGAVGSIYDFSRDERFNHRVAVSEGILEQECSALLSGFFRRLREEKRNLKRQD encoded by the coding sequence GTGTCGAGCGGACCGATTGAGCAATCCTTGGCTGGCGATCCCGCGCAGCACCTTCGTGACCAGCGGTTCATGGAGATGGCTCTGGAGGAGGCGCGCCGCGCCGAAAACCAGGGCGAGGTGCCCATCGGCGCCATTATTGTCCTGGGCGAGCGGGTCATCGGGCGCGGCGGCAACCTGCGTGAAATCAGCAAGGATCCGACCAGCCACGCCGAAATGCTCGCCATTCGCGAGGCGGCCGCCGCACTGGGTTCCTGGCGCCTGCTCGACACCACCCTGTACGTGACCCTGGAACCTTGCGTCATGTGCATGGGGGCCATCATCCTGGCGCGCATCCCGCGCCTGGTGTTCGCCTGCCGCGACCCGCGCGCCGGCGCCGTCGGCTCGATCTATGATTTTTCCCGGGATGAGCGCTTCAATCACCGCGTGGCGGTGAGCGAAGGCATTCTGGAGCAGGAATGCAGCGCCCTGCTCAGCGGTTTTTTCCGCCGACTGCGCGAAGAAAAACGCAATCTCAAGCGCCAAGACTGA
- a CDS encoding DUF362 domain-containing protein, whose product MPDIHSNALRPDTAHGGSVSAAHRGRVHVCTLTGWNASVARLLDAAGLAEQLSGRRTVLLKPNLVEASNPPITTPVALTAAVVDYILTHHPEMRLIIGEGCGSLDYETQHCFDSLGYTELAEEQGVELLDLNCAPLEQLKNPRCRRWPQMHLPTVLFDAYLISLPVLKAHTLAGVTLTLKNMMGVAPPRHYQQGGHWKKAAFHTDIHKAVLDLNRYRCPDFTLLDASVGMRKAHLWGPPCDPPPNLLVAGYDPVAVDAYGCGLLGRAWQSIDHIAQAHGELGQAHPLQILEA is encoded by the coding sequence ATGCCTGACATCCACAGCAATGCCCTCCGCCCCGACACCGCTCACGGCGGTTCGGTTTCTGCCGCCCATCGCGGCAGGGTCCATGTGTGCACCTTGACGGGTTGGAATGCCAGTGTGGCGCGCCTGCTCGACGCGGCCGGCCTGGCGGAGCAACTCAGCGGCCGGCGCACCGTCCTGCTCAAACCCAATCTAGTCGAAGCCAGCAACCCGCCGATCACAACCCCTGTCGCACTCACCGCTGCCGTGGTCGACTACATTCTTACCCACCATCCCGAAATGCGCCTCATCATCGGTGAGGGCTGCGGCTCCCTGGATTACGAAACCCAACATTGTTTCGACTCTCTGGGCTACACTGAACTCGCCGAAGAACAAGGCGTCGAGCTCCTTGATCTCAATTGCGCCCCCCTCGAACAGTTGAAAAATCCCCGATGCCGGCGCTGGCCACAGATGCACCTGCCAACGGTGCTGTTTGACGCCTACCTGATTTCCCTGCCGGTTCTCAAAGCCCACACCCTGGCCGGCGTCACCCTGACCCTGAAAAACATGATGGGCGTCGCCCCACCCCGGCACTACCAACAGGGCGGCCATTGGAAAAAAGCCGCCTTTCACACCGACATCCATAAGGCAGTGCTCGACCTCAACCGCTACCGCTGCCCTGATTTCACCCTGCTCGACGCCAGCGTCGGCATGCGCAAGGCCCACCTCTGGGGTCCGCCCTGCGACCCGCCCCCCAACCTGCTGGTCGCCGGCTACGACCCGGTGGCGGTCGACGCCTACGGCTGCGGCCTGCTCGGGCGCGCCTGGCAGTCCATCGACCACATCGCCCAGGCTCACGGCGAACTGGGCCAAGCCCACCCCCTTCAGATCCTTGAAGCCTGA
- a CDS encoding NAD(P)-dependent oxidoreductase — protein MLNFDELEKGFTEEEALEEARRCLKCKNPPCVKGCPIENRIPAIVRAIEAKDYRTAIDIINENSNLAVICARVCPHNDQCEGACVLNRKGQGIRISKLERFLAEKEMELALNRLRGKVAVIGSGPAGLSVAAILAKQNYRVTIFEAQHKAGGVLRYGIPEYRLPNEVVDKQIEIVRNLGVRLETGVVIGEDLTLDQLFAMGYQAVFIGTGTGLARKLGVAGESLPGAMQAIYFLETVNLIRDGSLPGRPYPVRTGDRVLVVGAGNVAVDAARTALRLGAAQVDVVDIVPEKERRASDKEYAEALHEGVRFHFETSVTRILGDRQVEGVVLQNFTRQVQGRESAIIPLPGTERELAYDKVIIAIGQKPFARIVSTTTGIKTSAQGYVLTETEPYYGMTTREGVFAAGDVVHEPKTVILAMREGRRVAEAIDAWLQRGKEA, from the coding sequence TTGCTCAACTTCGACGAACTGGAAAAAGGCTTCACGGAAGAAGAAGCCCTGGAAGAGGCGCGCCGCTGCCTCAAATGCAAAAACCCGCCCTGCGTCAAGGGCTGCCCCATCGAGAATCGCATCCCCGCGATCGTGCGCGCCATCGAGGCCAAGGACTACCGCACCGCCATCGACATCATCAACGAAAACAGCAACCTCGCCGTGATCTGCGCGCGCGTGTGCCCGCACAACGATCAGTGCGAGGGCGCCTGCGTGCTCAACCGCAAGGGCCAGGGCATCCGCATCAGCAAGCTTGAGCGCTTTCTCGCCGAAAAGGAGATGGAACTGGCCCTCAACCGCCTGCGCGGCAAGGTGGCGGTGATCGGCTCGGGCCCGGCGGGGCTCTCGGTGGCGGCGATCCTCGCCAAGCAGAACTACCGCGTGACCATCTTCGAGGCCCAGCACAAGGCCGGCGGCGTGCTGCGCTACGGCATCCCCGAGTATCGTCTGCCCAACGAGGTGGTGGACAAGCAGATCGAGATCGTGCGCAACTTGGGCGTGCGCCTGGAAACCGGCGTGGTCATCGGCGAGGATCTGACCCTCGACCAGCTCTTCGCCATGGGCTACCAGGCGGTGTTCATCGGCACCGGCACGGGCCTGGCGCGCAAGCTCGGGGTCGCCGGCGAGAGCCTGCCCGGCGCCATGCAGGCCATCTACTTTCTCGAAACCGTCAACCTGATTCGCGACGGCAGCCTGCCTGGACGCCCCTACCCGGTACGCACGGGCGATCGGGTGCTGGTGGTGGGCGCCGGCAACGTCGCCGTCGACGCCGCGCGCACCGCCCTGCGCCTGGGCGCCGCGCAGGTGGACGTGGTGGATATCGTGCCGGAAAAAGAACGCCGCGCGAGCGACAAGGAATACGCCGAGGCGTTGCACGAAGGCGTGCGCTTTCACTTCGAGACCAGCGTGACGCGCATCCTCGGCGACCGCCAGGTCGAAGGCGTGGTGCTGCAGAACTTCACGCGCCAGGTCCAGGGCCGCGAAAGCGCGATTATCCCCCTGCCCGGCACCGAGCGCGAGTTGGCTTACGACAAGGTGATCATCGCCATCGGCCAGAAGCCCTTCGCCCGCATCGTCTCGACCACCACCGGCATCAAGACCAGCGCCCAGGGTTACGTCCTCACCGAAACTGAGCCTTACTACGGCATGACCACCCGCGAAGGCGTCTTCGCCGCCGGCGACGTGGTGCACGAACCCAAGACCGTCATCCTCGCCATGCGCGAGGGCCGCCGCGTCGCCGAAGCCATCGATGCTTGGCTGCAGCGGGGCAAAGAGGCGTGA
- a CDS encoding helix-turn-helix domain-containing protein has translation MELEVAFGKTLREFRKQAHLSQEALALECDLDRTFISLLERGLRQPTLKTLFRLANVLNVSPSVLISAVESHLNS, from the coding sequence TTGGAACTTGAGGTCGCTTTTGGAAAAACACTGCGCGAGTTTCGAAAACAAGCACATCTCTCTCAGGAGGCGCTGGCGCTGGAGTGTGACCTTGACCGCACCTTTATTTCATTACTGGAGAGGGGCCTGCGTCAGCCAACGCTCAAAACCCTTTTCCGCCTTGCCAATGTTTTGAATGTTTCTCCTTCTGTTCTCATCTCGGCTGTCGAAAGCCATTTAAATTCTTAG
- a CDS encoding tyrosine-type recombinase/integrase: protein MSKSRNRIRFSHRAIDALPVPPKDHPASNVEYSDEVESGLRIAVYKSGRKSFRHRYTFLGNKCSATIGEYPAINVDLARERVREHKRLLAQNIDPREERNQIRQAISFGDFVNQHYLPFAQREKRSYKDIVNRCQLRLIPTFGKKVLERITKADISGFHQRLREEVSATTANRHLSQISAVYVLAIEMGHATSNPARGIKKFREKGPRTRALDEKELQLFITELRKEVDLGNPSAQAIYLLLLSGLRKMEFLSARWEHVDLQGESVFLPNTKPGTSRYLYLNSSAAQLLETMHAKRVDGNPFVFPSRRSRAGHLKEVRRTFATIAQRAEISNLRLHDMRRSFATLLVNNGVDLYVVKDLLGHADVRTTQTTYAHLHNSTLRKATQVVADKIGNFFD from the coding sequence ATGAGCAAATCCCGAAACCGTATCCGCTTCTCCCACCGCGCCATCGACGCCTTGCCGGTCCCCCCCAAGGATCATCCCGCCTCCAATGTCGAGTACAGCGACGAGGTCGAATCGGGCCTGCGCATCGCGGTCTACAAGTCGGGCCGTAAAAGCTTTCGTCATCGCTATACCTTTTTGGGCAATAAGTGCTCAGCGACCATCGGCGAGTACCCGGCTATCAATGTGGATCTGGCCCGCGAGCGAGTCAGAGAACACAAGCGCCTGCTCGCCCAGAACATCGACCCCAGGGAAGAGCGCAACCAAATCCGTCAGGCCATCAGCTTTGGCGATTTTGTCAACCAGCACTATCTGCCCTTTGCACAACGGGAGAAACGCTCCTACAAGGACATTGTGAACCGCTGCCAGCTTCGTCTAATCCCAACCTTTGGTAAAAAGGTCCTGGAGCGCATTACCAAGGCCGACATCTCCGGGTTCCACCAGCGCCTGCGTGAGGAGGTTTCCGCCACCACCGCCAACCGCCACCTCTCCCAGATCTCAGCGGTTTACGTACTGGCCATTGAAATGGGGCACGCCACCAGCAATCCGGCGCGGGGCATCAAGAAGTTTCGCGAAAAAGGTCCCCGCACCCGGGCGCTGGACGAGAAGGAGCTGCAGCTCTTTATCACAGAGCTGCGCAAGGAGGTCGATCTTGGCAATCCCTCCGCCCAGGCCATTTATCTGCTGCTGCTCTCGGGGCTGCGCAAGATGGAATTTCTGTCCGCACGCTGGGAGCATGTCGATCTGCAAGGGGAATCAGTTTTCCTGCCGAACACCAAGCCTGGCACGTCCCGTTATCTCTATCTCAACAGCAGTGCCGCGCAGCTTCTCGAAACGATGCACGCAAAGCGGGTGGACGGTAATCCCTTCGTCTTCCCCAGTCGTCGCTCCCGCGCCGGGCACCTGAAGGAAGTGCGGCGCACCTTCGCAACCATCGCGCAGCGCGCCGAGATCAGCAATCTGCGGCTTCATGACATGCGTCGAAGCTTTGCGACCCTCTTGGTCAACAACGGCGTCGACTTGTACGTCGTCAAGGACCTGTTGGGTCACGCTGACGTGCGGACCACCCAGACAACTTACGCTCATCTGCACAACAGCACCCTGCGCAAGGCGACCCAGGTGGTTGCAGACAAGATTGGCAATTTCTTCGATTAG
- a CDS encoding JAB domain-containing protein, protein MGKWSRTGHRRGRLHITGSFTLHNHPSGDPTPSREDMDITKRLKEAADLLGIRLLDHVIIGHHHCSFADQGLL, encoded by the coding sequence CTGGGAAAGTGGAGTAGAACAGGTCATCGGAGAGGGCGACTTCACATTACTGGCAGCTTCACATTACACAACCACCCGTCCGGTGATCCCACCCCCAGTCGCGAGGACATGGACATCACCAAGCGCCTGAAGGAGGCCGCAGACCTGCTGGGAATCCGCCTGCTTGATCACGTCATCATTGGTCATCACCACTGCTCATTTGCCGATCAGGGCCTGCTCTGA
- a CDS encoding cytochrome c3 family protein, whose protein sequence is MHPGHGPGAEVQAAVVLGAAVQGGGGSSGNSDSGSGGSGGSGGSSPVINCSECHGGDVAQRHHETPWFFQGECFRCHEGFSTEGDCSSCHGFGLQNVHHEVPDALAGNCVACHSGVGDLGDCLSCHQGKTQNRHHEIAAAGVSCVSCHSTMSADTSCQSCHAGSVRERHHDLVDTAGMACASCHVDIVVTTSCQSCHQPGQSQDAHHAYGAAQNVDCTSCHAMLQPEAGCASCHGAESNRDQHHLLVDSRGLDCASCHTQMTSTSGCASCHSFPTFGANRHHDSAILSSYGLGCFDCHDYEFTPVLTMTMPTAAQCVHCHTTVVGSGSIVDAHHTTDAFFADNCTLCHVGADQGIQSCNDCHDSSNGTVGERHHAFDLALQGQCTVCHVGADYTFLDCQSCHTGSGQPAINDLHHMTIPAQMGDCVSCHVGAEVEGLDCSSCHFDSGSPLAVERHHATDLYGHGQCQFCHAGSEPAGIGCASCHSDPDHHGQPAAQQGDCLSCHMLVPRLS, encoded by the coding sequence TTGCATCCGGGGCATGGGCCTGGGGCGGAAGTTCAGGCAGCGGTAGTTCTTGGGGCGGCAGTTCAGGGGGGGGGCGGCAGTTCAGGGAATAGCGACTCCGGCTCCGGTGGGAGTGGCGGATCCGGCGGGTCTTCCCCCGTCATCAACTGCTCGGAGTGTCACGGCGGTGACGTCGCCCAACGCCACCATGAAACGCCGTGGTTTTTCCAGGGCGAATGCTTTCGCTGCCACGAGGGCTTTTCCACCGAGGGCGATTGCTCGAGCTGCCACGGCTTCGGGTTGCAGAACGTGCACCATGAGGTGCCCGATGCCCTGGCCGGCAATTGCGTGGCCTGCCACAGCGGGGTCGGCGATCTCGGCGATTGCCTGAGCTGCCACCAGGGCAAAACCCAGAACCGTCACCATGAAATCGCCGCCGCGGGCGTGTCCTGCGTCTCCTGCCACAGCACCATGTCCGCTGACACCTCATGCCAGAGCTGTCATGCCGGCTCGGTGCGCGAGCGTCATCACGACCTGGTCGATACTGCCGGCATGGCTTGCGCGTCCTGCCATGTGGATATCGTCGTCACCACCAGCTGCCAGAGCTGCCATCAGCCGGGTCAATCGCAAGACGCCCACCACGCCTACGGTGCGGCGCAGAATGTCGATTGCACCAGCTGTCACGCCATGCTGCAGCCCGAAGCCGGCTGCGCAAGTTGCCACGGCGCCGAATCCAACCGCGATCAGCATCACCTGTTGGTCGACAGCCGGGGCCTCGATTGCGCGAGCTGCCACACCCAGATGACCTCGACCAGCGGCTGCGCGAGCTGCCACAGTTTTCCGACCTTCGGAGCGAACCGGCACCATGACAGTGCGATCCTGTCCAGCTATGGGTTGGGCTGCTTCGATTGCCATGACTACGAATTTACCCCCGTTCTCACCATGACCATGCCCACCGCCGCGCAGTGCGTGCACTGCCATACCACGGTAGTAGGCAGCGGCTCCATCGTCGATGCGCATCACACCACCGACGCTTTCTTCGCCGACAACTGCACCCTGTGCCATGTCGGGGCCGACCAGGGCATCCAGTCGTGCAACGACTGCCATGATTCGAGCAACGGCACCGTCGGCGAGCGCCACCACGCCTTTGATCTGGCTCTGCAAGGTCAGTGCACGGTGTGTCACGTCGGGGCCGACTACACCTTCCTCGACTGCCAGAGTTGCCACACGGGTAGCGGTCAGCCGGCCATCAACGATCTGCACCATATGACCATTCCCGCCCAGATGGGCGATTGCGTCTCGTGCCACGTGGGCGCCGAGGTCGAAGGCCTCGATTGTTCGAGCTGCCATTTCGACTCGGGTTCGCCCCTGGCTGTCGAGCGCCACCATGCGACCGACTTGTATGGGCACGGCCAGTGTCAGTTCTGCCATGCCGGATCCGAACCCGCCGGCATCGGCTGTGCGTCCTGCCACAGTGATCCCGATCACCACGGACAGCCTGCGGCGCAACAGGGCGATTGCCTAAGCTGCCACATGTTGGTTCCCAGACTGAGTTGA
- a CDS encoding cold-shock protein: protein MAEGTVKWFNDAKGFGFIEQDNGPDVFVHFSEIQGDGFKSLAEGDRVSFQVTQGQKGPQSAGVRKI, encoded by the coding sequence ATGGCTGAAGGTACCGTGAAATGGTTCAACGACGCAAAGGGTTTTGGCTTTATCGAGCAGGATAACGGACCCGATGTGTTCGTGCATTTTTCTGAAATTCAAGGCGACGGCTTCAAGTCTCTCGCCGAGGGGGATCGCGTGAGCTTTCAGGTGACTCAAGGCCAAAAAGGCCCCCAGTCAGCCGGCGTGCGCAAAATTTAA
- a CDS encoding VOC family protein codes for MKPKFTAGRNIAIKIPPHEYAATVHFYADILGLARISEFAPDIVFDFNGKNLWLDKVDGLSQAETWLEVCADDLSAAAGYLDAQGVVRRDEIEKLPEGFEGFWITNAAGIIHLVSRQRD; via the coding sequence ATGAAGCCAAAATTCACCGCCGGGCGAAACATCGCCATCAAAATCCCGCCTCACGAATACGCCGCGACGGTCCATTTTTATGCCGATATTCTCGGCCTCGCACGCATTTCCGAGTTTGCGCCGGATATCGTGTTCGATTTCAACGGCAAGAACCTCTGGCTCGACAAGGTCGACGGGCTGAGCCAGGCCGAAACCTGGCTTGAAGTGTGCGCGGACGACCTCTCGGCGGCTGCCGGGTACCTTGATGCCCAGGGAGTTGTTCGGCGCGATGAAATCGAAAAGCTGCCCGAGGGTTTCGAGGGATTCTGGATCACCAACGCCGCCGGAATAATCCACCTGGTGTCCCGGCAGAGAGATTAA